Proteins encoded by one window of Aliivibrio wodanis:
- a CDS encoding putative uncharacterized general secretion pathway protein: MDTIKKNNGFTLVEMLVSMVILSSVIVIATQAHKQFIVNSEQFSDKYQKTLVTTQFRELLFERIEQSVLYVTKKNNVFGIDKNVVYWIGDSKQLVAVTRMSLQNPKRSAVYMLSVIDNELIYCEKVMDSWIAEAGEIPSDICQYSRVIASDIDKLSIRYYGWPNSTEMLQAQSSEFLTGVRSKQQWFTQYHGEKTELAPEWIELTLTEKNEQKNTWLLPVKYHDSERLTLLYNQAEG; encoded by the coding sequence AGCGTGATAGTGATAGCGACACAAGCCCATAAACAATTTATTGTCAATTCAGAGCAGTTTTCAGATAAATATCAAAAGACATTAGTTACAACACAGTTTAGAGAACTGCTTTTTGAACGCATAGAGCAGTCGGTATTATATGTAACAAAGAAAAACAATGTTTTTGGAATAGATAAAAATGTAGTTTATTGGATTGGAGATAGCAAACAACTTGTTGCTGTCACTCGTATGAGTCTGCAAAATCCAAAACGTTCAGCGGTATATATGCTAAGTGTCATTGATAATGAGCTTATTTATTGTGAGAAAGTCATGGACAGTTGGATAGCCGAGGCCGGAGAAATACCTTCTGATATATGCCAATATTCGAGAGTGATAGCTTCAGATATTGATAAATTATCTATTCGTTATTATGGCTGGCCAAATAGCACAGAGATGTTGCAAGCACAAAGCTCTGAGTTTTTAACTGGGGTCAGATCCAAACAGCAGTGGTTTACTCAATATCACGGAGAGAAAACAGAACTAGCACCAGAGTGGATAGAGTTAACATTAACTGAAAAAAATGAGCAAAAAAACACATGGTTATTACCAGTTAAATACCATGATTCCGAAAGATTAACTTTGCTTTATAATCAGGCGGAAGGATGA